The sequence ACCGCGACGGCAGGGCGGCCACCGACGATCCCGGAGAGCTGCCATCGGTGCGCACAGATCGTGCCCTCGGGAATGACACCGAGTGCGGTGGGGAGATCGGTCGGCGCGAGCAGCGTCTCCCAGTCCAGCTCGATTCCTTCGAGTTCGAAGCCGAGGATGTCGGCGATGTAGGACACCACCGTGCCCCAGTCCTTGTCCACCTTCCCCGACGCGATCCGAACCGGAACATGGCCGTCGGGCTTTCCGAACCCCATCGACTCGTGCAGGACATCCCAGATCGGGTAGGACTTGTCGAGGTCGAGCGCGTATTCGTCCATGCGGTACGAGTCGACGCGACCGGCCCCTGCCAGCAGCGCCGTGGGAATGTTCAGGCTGATGAACCCCGGCTCGCTGCTGGTGGCATAGAACGTCGAGTTGCCTCGTGCTGCAGCGCTTTCCAGCGTGTCGCGCCATTCGGCGGGAGCCGCCGCGGGATAAACCATGGGGATCAGCGAGAACGTCACCACGTTGATGCCGGCGTCGAGATACGCGGCGATGTCTGCGATCGCCTCTTCTTCGCGTCGAACGGCGGTCGCGCAATAAGTCACACAGTCGGGTTTCAACGCGAGAACGGTTGCGAGGTCGTCGGTCGCGGATACGCCGACAGATGGTGCACCGCACAGTTCGCCTGCGTCCAGCCCGGCCTTTTCCGGCGTCGACACCTTCACCCCGACGAGATCGAGCGCTGGATCATTGATCACCGCGCGTAATGCCTCACGGCCGGTGAAACCGGTGCCTGCGTGGACAACTCGGTATCGTCTGCCGAGCCCATCTGTCACCATCTGCTCACTCTCCTCGCACGTGGCCATTGATGTCACCGGTAAAACGGCCCCGGTTTGCCGGCGCCTTCGAGATGCCCGTACGGGTCGTACAGGTTCATCTCGGGATAGGGATTCTGGTCGAATGAGGGCCTCGACAGGCCGGCTTCCCGCAGCCCGGCAAGCACCGCCAACGGCACTGAGAACGACACCAGGCCCACGGCCACCGAGATCAACAGCTGCCGTGTCAGCGTCACCTTCGGGCGGCCTGACCGCGCGGGCAACCACCGCGCGATGCGGTTGATCAGCACCATGTCGCCGCTCTCATCACGCACACACATCACCGCGACCATCGCGAAGATCACCGAATCGTAGAGCGCCATGATCAGCGGAAAATGGATGTGGCCGATCTGAAGCACAGGCCCGACGGCTTCGGTGTAGAAGAAGATCCCGGCCCGCATCCAGGTGAACTGGATGACGCCGTTGATCGGGATGGCGATGATCGTCGCGCCGATGAACACCCTGATCAGCCTGCGCTCCGCCAGCCAACGCGTGCGCCGCATCAGTGGGTCCAGCAGTAAGTCGTGCAACTTCAGAAATCCCAGCCCGTTGAGCAGATAGTAGGCCGCATAGCCGCCCAGAAATGCCAGGGCGGGTTCGAGATTCGGTGCGATGTTGACATACGGCCATGAAAACGGGAAGTGCAGCATCCGCGGATCGAAGATCGCGAACGTCGCCCAGTTGGCGAGCGGATCCAGCGCCCCGGTTATGAGCCCGGCGAACGCGATGACGACCGCCCAGTGCACCTTGCGTTGGCGCCAGGACAGCCATCCCAGCACACCGACCAGGCCGATGGCGAGCGGAATCGAACTGAAGGCCACGCCGAGCGGCCAGTTGTCGAAGCCGAGGAACGGTGGGTAGGGAGCAGGACCGGGATTCGGATTGGTCTTTGTCGGGTGCCCGTGCAGGCCCGACTGGATGTTCACGATGGTCACGATCGCGAACACCAGATAGGCGGCGAAGAACAGGCCCCATCCGACCCTGGCGGGCCACGGCGAGAATCGGGTCACGGTGGATGATTCGATGCCGGAGCTTGAGCCGCGCTCAACGGTATTCGCCATGTCACACGCTCACTGGCAGAGTCGACCAACCTCTCACACTGGTGGTGTGCGCACGCTTGGCCGCCCCATAGTCGACTTCCCAGTCCGGCCAACGCGTCAGCACCTCCTCGAGCGCCACACGCGCTTGCATGCGTGCCAATGCGGCGCCGAGACAGAAGTGAATGCCACGCCCGAATGACAAGTGGGCGGCCTGCCGATGGATGTCGAACCGGTCCGCATCCGGGTACTGTCGCTCGTCGCGGTTCGCCGAGCCGTTGATAAGCAACATCACCGAGCCCTCAGCGACTGTCTCACCGTAGAGTTCGACATCACGGGCGACATAGCGGGCCTGCACGGGCGACGGCGCCTCGTAGCGCAGCACCTCCTCGATCGCCGCGGGGATCAGGCTGAAATCCGCCGCGAGTTCACGGCGCTGGTCCGGATGGTCGGACAACAGTTGTCCGGCGAAGCCGATCAGCCGCGTCGTCGTCTCGTTTCCCGCTCCGACGAGGGTGCCGGTATAGGTCAGTACCTCTCCGCGGGTCAACCGCCTGGTACTGCCGTCGGGTTCCTCGATCTCAGCGTTCACCAGCTCCGTCATCAGGTCGTCTGATGGGTGGTCGTAACGCCAGTCGATGAACTCCTCCAGCATCGAGCCTTGACGCGTCAGCGCGTCGTCGGCCACATCGACGAGTTCGCCGTCTTTGAGCTCGAGAAGCCGGTCGGTGTTCTGCCGGATCGCGATCTGCCTGTCCTCGGGGATACCCAGCAGGTATCCGATGGTGCGCATCGGCATCCACGCGCCGAGGTCGGCGATGAAGTCAAACGTCTCCGCTTTCTCGAGGGGTTCCAGTGCGCGCCGACAGAACTCCCGTGCCAGTGGTTCGATGGCAGCCATGCGCCGCGGCGTGAACACACCCGACAACAGCCGCCGGTGAAAGTCATGGATCGGCGGGTCCTCGAACAGGATGATGCCCGGCGGTACCTCGACGCCGTTGAGGATGAACTCGATGGTGGTGCCCTTGCCCGACCGGTAATCCTCCCAGTTGGCCAATTCGCGGGCGACGTCTGAGTACCTGCTCAACGCGTAGAAACCGTACTTGTCGTTGTGGTACAGCGGCGCTTCGTCACGCAGCCGTTTCCACACGGGGTAAGGATCGTCGTCGATGTCGAAGTCGAACGGGTCGTAGTACGGCCCAACCTTCACCCTGTAGGTCACTCCGTGAGAATAGGCTTTACCGGGCTTCGCTATGGCGCGTTTCTCCCGGCCCGCTCTTTGCATGCGCGGCCAGGACGCTCGCGATACGGTCGGCTATCGCCGCAACTGCCCATGTGAGAATATGAATTCTCGTATCACGCGGAGATCGGATTCGCCGGCGCATATCGGTGTCGAAGGAGGCGCAGAATGGCCCCAGCCGCCGTTCGCAGCTTCATCTTCGCCGTTGAGTTCCGAATCGGCGAATCCCGGCGCGTGGGATCGGTACTCGCGCGTCACGAGGAGAGTCTCCGCGACCTCGGTGCGCGATATGCGTTCGTGTACGAGTCGATAGTCGAAGCCGGAAAAGTACTGGTCGTCATCGGTGTCCGCACTGAGCAACCGCTGCTGGACATTCTTCGCTCGCCGTACCTCTTCGAATGGTTCGACGCCGTCGGCGTCGAAGACCTTCCTGCCGTCTTCGCAGGCGAAGCCGTGAGACGGTTCGACCTCGGTGAACCGCCGGCGCCGGGCACCGAGGTGGTGGTTGCCGCGGTCACCCGGGTTGAGGATGTCGAGGTCTTCGTGAATCGCGTGCGCGAATCGCTGGCCGATTTCGCCCGGTCGGGCATCCGCCGAACCCTCGTCTACCGGGCCCTCGACACGCCCCGTGAAGTGCTGTTCCTGCACCAGCTTGCGACGGCCCGAAACGCGCTGCAGTGGGTCGCCCATTCCGACATCGCCTCGGAATGGCTCGCATCCGCGGGGGTCGGCGCCTACCCGCCCGTCTTCGTCGGGCGGTTCGTCCATGCGATGCGACTGGCCGAGACGGCCGGGACGGACTTGCACTGATGTATGTCTGCCTGTGTCTCGGCGTCACGGTCGAGACGGTCTCCGATGCCGTCGCCGCCGGCGCCTGCACTTCACGACAGGTGTCCACCGCGTGCGGCGCCGGTTCGGATTGCGGCAGGTGTCGGCGCACGATCCGCTCGATCATCGACTCCGCTGCAGCGACAACGGAATCAGGCAGTCAAAGCAGGGTTTGAGCGGCCGATAGAAGGGACCGATCAATGGATTTGGGCTTCGAAGGTGCGACGGCCGTCGTCACCGGTGGCAGTAAGGGCATGGGGCTGGCGATCGCCGAAACGCTTGGCGCCGAAGGGGCATCGGTGGCGATCATGGCGCGTGGACAGCGAGGCCTGGATGCCGCGGCCGAACGGATCCGTGAAACCGGCGCGCCCGAGGTGCTTGCACTGACCGTCGACATGGCCGACGCCGGCTCGATCGCGGCAGGGTACAGCGCGGTCGGTGAAGCGTGGAAACACCTGAACGTGTTGGTGCACACGGTGGGACCCGACGCGGGTGCCTTCGAAGATCTCGACGACGACGACTGGCACGCTGCCTTCGACCTGGGCACCATGTCCGCGGTTCGATCCGTGCGCGCAGCACTCCCGATGCTGCGTGCCGCCGACTGGGCTCGAATCGTCACCCTGTCCGCGCACTCGATTCAGCGCCAGAGCCCGCGACTTGTCGCCTACACCGCAACGAAAGCGGCGTTGTCGAGCTTCACCAAGAATCTGTCGAAGAGCCTTGGACCAGAGGGCATTCTGGTGAACTGCGTATGCCCGGGCACCATTGTGACCGCGAGTTTCACCGAGATTCTCAGGGACGTGCTCGGCGCCGACGGACTGAACTCCGCGGATCCGCACGATGTGATGACGTGGGTGGAGCGCACCTACGGTCACCCCTGTGACCTCGGCCGGGCCGGGCTGCCCGAGGAGATCGCCTCGGCGACGGCGTATCTGGCGTCACGCCGGAACGGCTACGTCACCGGAGCCACCGTCAATGTCGACGGCGGTTCGGACTTCATCTGAGCCCTGGCTCGCTCAGCTGTTCTTCGACATCTCCGCGGCGGCCGTGTCGGCCCACTGCGCCTGGTGCCGGCCCATCGTCATGGCGCCGTTCCAGCCGCCGTCGGTCCACAGCACCTCACCGCCGACATAACTGAAGCGCGGGCTCCCGAGGCAGACCAGGGGCCAGGCCTGCTCCTCCGGCGTCGAATACCGCCCGATCGGTCCGACCGCCTGATCGACGGTGTCCTTACCCATCAGGTCCTGGAAGGCCGGCATCATCGCAGTCTCGGTGGGTCCCGGATTGATGCAGTTGATCCGGATACCGCGGCGACCGAGCTCGGGGTACCACCACCCCACCCACGCGTCGATGATGTACTTCGAATAGGCGTAGCCGCTCCACGACCACAACTTCTCGTTGGCCGACAACCACTCGACAGCCGCCTCGAACCCTTTGGTTTCGAGCAGCCCGGTGATGACCTTGATGTGGTCCTGCCACCCGATTGCGGCCGACGACGAGATGACGCTGATCGCCGACCCGTCGGGCATTTTCGGTACGAGGCACTCGGCCAGGTGACGCGCCCCGACGAAGTTGACCAGGATCGTGTCCCACTCGCTGAACGGCGGACCGGGAAGCCCCGCACAGCTGAAGAGCCCGTCAACCGGGCCGTCGATGGCCGCCGCTACCCCTTCGATACTCGACTGGTCACGCAGATCGACCTGCAGCGCACCCGCGACGGGAACGGTCGTGGGTTTGATGTCGAGGGCGGTGACCGTCGCGCCGAGATCGACGAGGATCTGCGCGGTGGCCTGCCCCATGCCGGACGCCGCGCCCGTGACGACAACCGACTTGCCGCGATACCCCAGCACGTCCTCCATGACACGCTCCTGCCGAGAACTTCATTTATCGGATATGAGAACCCACGTTACCGACCCGGTTCGTCCAGTGCGCGACAAACGGCGCAATGGTGGACAGGTCGTACAGCCCGGGTTCGGCGGCAACTACGGCGGGTATCGCGTTGATCGCGTGCATCGCGGTGGCCAGGCAACCCTGTTCGGCGTGATCTTCGCCGGCGGAGCCGATTTCGAGATGGATCCGCAGGTTCGGCTCACCTTCGAAGGTGACCTCGTAGCCGATCTCGGTCGGCCAGTCCGGAGCCAGATCGTCGGCCATGCGGGTGAGATGCTCGACGGACATCGTGGTCTCGCCGCAGTCGACCACGACACCGAATCGCATGGCACCGACGGTGCCCGCCGGGATGTCGCCCGCGGCGACGGTCAGGGCGCGCGGTGTCGTCGCGACCTCGCGGAAGCCCTGCACCGATTGAATCTCGAGTCCGAGCGCCTGAGCGAGCACGGTCGCGCTGCCGATCCATGCCCCGGCCGCGTAGTCGGGGTTGGCCAGCAGCGGCGTGGTGTCCTGGGGTGCATGCCCGAAGCCCATGGCGTTGAAGATCAGGTCGTGGCTTGCATATGTCGAGTAGTTGAGCACTTCGCGGACGTTGATCCTGCTCGTCCGCTGCGTCAACCGCGACAGAACGGGCGCGATCGACTCCGCCACGAAACCCGGATACAGCCCCAGCCCGAGGAACGACGATTGTCCTGCCTTGCAGGCGCTCTCGAGGTTCTCTGCAAGCGATTCATGCAGTGAGCGTGGATGAATGAACCTGCTGCCGGTGGCGATGACGTTCTTTCCGGACGCGAGTAGGTCGCAGACGTCGGCGAAGCAGCCGGGCGTGTCGGTTTCCACCTTGCCCATGTAGAGCACCACGTCGGCGTCGGTGGCGATGACGGCATCGCGATCGTCGGTGGCGCGCACTCCGGTCTCCCCCACGCCGCACAGCGCACCGGCATCGACTCCGGCTTTCGCGGGGTCGTAGACACGCACCCCGACAAGCGTGAGGTCGGGTCGGCCGAGAACGTGCCGCAGCGACATCATTCCGGTGACACCGGTGGCCCACTGAATCACACGAGTCATCCCGACACTCCCTCAATCTGGACGGATCGGCTGCGGTTCAACCACGTTTCCCGTCGGAGGTCGCTAGCGGACGGCACCCGCACCGACCGCGCGTGCGATGTTGTCACTCGGCGCCGCGTGGAATACGTGCCGGCTT comes from Mycolicibacterium pulveris and encodes:
- a CDS encoding dihydrodipicolinate reductase, giving the protein MVTDGLGRRYRVVHAGTGFTGREALRAVINDPALDLVGVKVSTPEKAGLDAGELCGAPSVGVSATDDLATVLALKPDCVTYCATAVRREEEAIADIAAYLDAGINVVTFSLIPMVYPAAAPAEWRDTLESAAARGNSTFYATSSEPGFISLNIPTALLAGAGRVDSYRMDEYALDLDKSYPIWDVLHESMGFGKPDGHVPVRIASGKVDKDWGTVVSYIADILGFELEGIELDWETLLAPTDLPTALGVIPEGTICAHRWQLSGIVGGRPAVAVQYFATVSSTPWPDRWPKPAREGQGGMVFRVKGNPNMDLELHLEQSETDRVNPGVAATALAAVNAIPSVVDAPPGVIARPLSGPSVVTRQSAGSSPV
- a CDS encoding spirocyclase AveC family protein, with product MTRFSPWPARVGWGLFFAAYLVFAIVTIVNIQSGLHGHPTKTNPNPGPAPYPPFLGFDNWPLGVAFSSIPLAIGLVGVLGWLSWRQRKVHWAVVIAFAGLITGALDPLANWATFAIFDPRMLHFPFSWPYVNIAPNLEPALAFLGGYAAYYLLNGLGFLKLHDLLLDPLMRRTRWLAERRLIRVFIGATIIAIPINGVIQFTWMRAGIFFYTEAVGPVLQIGHIHFPLIMALYDSVIFAMVAVMCVRDESGDMVLINRIARWLPARSGRPKVTLTRQLLISVAVGLVSFSVPLAVLAGLREAGLSRPSFDQNPYPEMNLYDPYGHLEGAGKPGPFYR
- a CDS encoding cytochrome P450, whose protein sequence is MTYRVKVGPYYDPFDFDIDDDPYPVWKRLRDEAPLYHNDKYGFYALSRYSDVARELANWEDYRSGKGTTIEFILNGVEVPPGIILFEDPPIHDFHRRLLSGVFTPRRMAAIEPLAREFCRRALEPLEKAETFDFIADLGAWMPMRTIGYLLGIPEDRQIAIRQNTDRLLELKDGELVDVADDALTRQGSMLEEFIDWRYDHPSDDLMTELVNAEIEEPDGSTRRLTRGEVLTYTGTLVGAGNETTTRLIGFAGQLLSDHPDQRRELAADFSLIPAAIEEVLRYEAPSPVQARYVARDVELYGETVAEGSVMLLINGSANRDERQYPDADRFDIHRQAAHLSFGRGIHFCLGAALARMQARVALEEVLTRWPDWEVDYGAAKRAHTTSVRGWSTLPVSV
- a CDS encoding fatty-acid--CoA ligase, with protein sequence MAPAAVRSFIFAVEFRIGESRRVGSVLARHEESLRDLGARYAFVYESIVEAGKVLVVIGVRTEQPLLDILRSPYLFEWFDAVGVEDLPAVFAGEAVRRFDLGEPPAPGTEVVVAAVTRVEDVEVFVNRVRESLADFARSGIRRTLVYRALDTPREVLFLHQLATARNALQWVAHSDIASEWLASAGVGAYPPVFVGRFVHAMRLAETAGTDLH
- a CDS encoding (2Fe-2S)-binding protein, producing MYVCLCLGVTVETVSDAVAAGACTSRQVSTACGAGSDCGRCRRTIRSIIDSAAATTESGSQSRV
- a CDS encoding SDR family NAD(P)-dependent oxidoreductase, translated to MDLGFEGATAVVTGGSKGMGLAIAETLGAEGASVAIMARGQRGLDAAAERIRETGAPEVLALTVDMADAGSIAAGYSAVGEAWKHLNVLVHTVGPDAGAFEDLDDDDWHAAFDLGTMSAVRSVRAALPMLRAADWARIVTLSAHSIQRQSPRLVAYTATKAALSSFTKNLSKSLGPEGILVNCVCPGTIVTASFTEILRDVLGADGLNSADPHDVMTWVERTYGHPCDLGRAGLPEEIASATAYLASRRNGYVTGATVNVDGGSDFI
- a CDS encoding SDR family oxidoreductase, which gives rise to MEDVLGYRGKSVVVTGAASGMGQATAQILVDLGATVTALDIKPTTVPVAGALQVDLRDQSSIEGVAAAIDGPVDGLFSCAGLPGPPFSEWDTILVNFVGARHLAECLVPKMPDGSAISVISSSAAIGWQDHIKVITGLLETKGFEAAVEWLSANEKLWSWSGYAYSKYIIDAWVGWWYPELGRRGIRINCINPGPTETAMMPAFQDLMGKDTVDQAVGPIGRYSTPEEQAWPLVCLGSPRFSYVGGEVLWTDGGWNGAMTMGRHQAQWADTAAAEMSKNS
- a CDS encoding NAD(P)H-dependent amine dehydrogenase family protein: MTRVIQWATGVTGMMSLRHVLGRPDLTLVGVRVYDPAKAGVDAGALCGVGETGVRATDDRDAVIATDADVVLYMGKVETDTPGCFADVCDLLASGKNVIATGSRFIHPRSLHESLAENLESACKAGQSSFLGLGLYPGFVAESIAPVLSRLTQRTSRINVREVLNYSTYASHDLIFNAMGFGHAPQDTTPLLANPDYAAGAWIGSATVLAQALGLEIQSVQGFREVATTPRALTVAAGDIPAGTVGAMRFGVVVDCGETTMSVEHLTRMADDLAPDWPTEIGYEVTFEGEPNLRIHLEIGSAGEDHAEQGCLATAMHAINAIPAVVAAEPGLYDLSTIAPFVAHWTNRVGNVGSHIR